The Astyanax mexicanus isolate ESR-SI-001 chromosome 14, AstMex3_surface, whole genome shotgun sequence genome window below encodes:
- the fndc4b gene encoding fibronectin type III domain-containing protein 4: MRIVSWVLFLFSCFCLAGANRPAAPVNVSVTLLRTHSPTVSWNIPEGEAVIGYAISLQRQDGLMQRFIREVNTTSRACVLWDLDDNTDYIIQVQSIGLHGESQASKTVHFRTLEKSEHFQTNLVAQGDPSVEGLDISRSLLTEEMVIIVTVLLMWAAVIALFCRQYDIIKDNDSNNHSKEKTKPLSEHSTPDYRNGGLLGSKFQRTPSSVSIIKV, encoded by the exons ATGAGGATTGTCAGCTGGGTCCTGTTTCTCTTTAGCTGCTTCTGTCTTGCTGGAGCAA ATCGTCCTGCTGCTCCTGTCAATGTATCTGTCACTCTCCTGAGGACTCATTCACCCACTGTGTCCTGGAACATTCCAGAGGGAGAAGCTGTAATTGGTTATGCCATCTCACTACAG AGGCAGGATGGTCTGATGCAGCGGTTCATCAGAGAAGTTAATACCACCAGCCGCGCCTGTGTGCTGTGGGACCTTGATGACAACACAGATTACATTATTCAGGTCCAGTCCATCGGACTGCATGGAGAGAGTCAAGCcagcaagacagttcattttaGAACCCTTGAAAAATCAGAGCATTTTCAGACTAACCTGGTCGCTCaag GTGATCCATCAGTAGAAGGTCTAGACATTTCCAGAAGCCTCCTGACTGAAGAAATGGTAATCATCGTAACTGTGCTACTGATGTGGGCAG CTGTGATTGCTTTATTCTGTAGGCAGTACGATATCATCAAAGACAATGACTCCAACAACCACAGCAAGGAGAAGACAAAACCCCTATCAGAACACAGCACCCCAGACTACCGCAATGGAGGTCTGCTGGGGAGCAAG TTCCAGAGAACACCATCATCAGTCAGTATCATCAAGGTCTGA
- the LOC103038485 gene encoding zinc finger protein 513, protein MPRRKQSNPQPVKLGSEDGAGGGNAESLVLESDFLLGQDLAFGENDLKIIGFERDSVTADMGIPAYSFSDEDCSSYNRLNMESDFEDPRDTESEREEMSGETVFTTYLSCRRCGQLLGDPLSGTLDIGLYCLRCGAEEKGEEQEVRRIEEIVSAEDSKEKGHSGRCNENGTYKTYSCKLCSFTSRYSNHLKRHMKTHNGEKPYQCQHCAYASAQLVNLQRHVRTHTGEKPYKCDCCTFACNSLGNLKRHQRMHTQEKPNKCSQCDFRASSSQTLKRHMMNHKTEESTPMVEEAVVSDLTLHISGDPEFLHSYSTLRANRHAPNLLDTENLGQEPDPGLPELLFPFTCRVCGSVLEDEEGAATQICSKCTLDMDMLAKCSPTSPEKGDKLYSCTDCNFITQYPNHLARHMKTHSGEKPFKCPQCNYASAHFDNLKRHHRVHTGEKPYKCHLCDYACGNLANLKRHERIHSGAKPFQCAVCNYSCNQSMNLKRHMLRHTGEKPFKCQECEYTTGHWDNYKRHQKKHGHSTDGWIKMPLPEKEEEEEEEGEM, encoded by the exons ATGCCCAGAAGAAAACAGTCAAACCCACAGCCGGTGAAAT TGGGATCTGAAGATGGGGCTGGTGGTGGTAATGCAGAGAGCCTGGTCCTGGAGAGTGATTTCCTCCTTGGGCAAGACTTGGCATTCGGAGAGAATGACTTAAAGATCATAGGATTTGAAAGAGACTCTG TGACTGCTGACATGGGAATTCCAGCGTATTCCTTCAGTGATGAAGACTGCTCGAGTTACAACCGCCTCAACATGGAGAGTGACTTCGAAGACCCACGAGAcactgagagtgaaagagaggagaTGAGTGGGGAGACTGTCTTCACAACCTACCTCTCCTGCAGGCGATGTGGTCAGCTTCTCGGCGACCCTCTCAGTGGAACCCTGGACATAGGGCTGTACTGTCTCCGATGTGGGGCTGAAGAGAAAGGCGAGGAACAGGAAGTTAGACGAATAGAAGAGATTGTTTCTGCAGAGGACTCCAAAGAGAAAGGGCACAGTGGGAGATGTAATGAAAATGGCACCTACAAAACCTACTCCTGTAAACTGTGCAGCTTTACCTCACGTTACTCCAATCACCTAAAGCGGCATATGAAAACGCACAATGGTGAGAAGCCTTATCAGTGCCAACACTGTGCATATGCCTCAGCTCAACTAGTTAACCTACAGAGACATGTGCGTACACATACTGGAGAGAAGCCTTATAAGTGTGACTGTTGTACTTTTGCCTGCAACTCCCTTGGCAACCTTAAGAGGCACCAGCGCATGCATACTCAGGAGAAGCCCAACAAATGTAGCCAGTGTGATTTCCGTGCAAGCAGCAGCCAGACCCTAAAGAGGCACATGATGAACCACAAGACCGAAGAGTCAACGCCCATGGTAGAAG AGGCTGTGGTGTCTGATCTGACTCTGCATATTAGTGGTGATCCAGAATTCCTGCACAGCTATAGTACCCTGCGTGCTAATCGTCATGCCCCCAATCTACTGGACACAGAAAATCTGGGCCAGGAGCCAGATCCCGGACTGCCCGAGCTGCTTTTCCCCTTCACCTGCCGTGTATGTGGCTCGGTACTGGAGGATGAAGAGGGCGCGGCCACACAGATCTGCAGCAAGTGCACTCTAGACATGGACATGCTGGCTAAATGCTCCCCTACCAGCCCAGAAAAAGGAGACAAGCTGTACTCCTGCACTGACTGCAACTTTATCACTCAGTACCCGAACCATCTGGCCCGTCACATGAAGACTCACAGCGGGGAAAAGCCCTTCAAGTGCCCACAGTGCAACTACGCCTCTGCCCATTTCGACAACCTAAAGCGGCACCATCGCGTGCACACTGGCGAAAAGCCCTACAAGTGCCACCTATGTGACTATGCCTGTGGAAACCTGGCCAACCTTAAACGGCACGAGCGCATCCACTCAGGTGCCAAGCCTTTCCAGTGTGCCGTGTGCAACTACAGCTGCAACCAGAGCATGAACCTAAAGCGGCACATGCTGCGTCACACTGGTGAAAAGCCTTTTAAGTGCCAGGAGTGTGAATACACCACAGGACACTGGGACAATTACAAGCGCCACCAAAAAAAGCACGGCCACTCTACCGATGGGTGGATCAAAATGCCATTAccagagaaggaggaggaggaagaggaggagggtgaGATGTAG